The region CCCAGACTTATCGCTTCGAGAGCCTCAAGGAAGTCATGGCCAAGGCCAGCCCGGCGCGCTCCGGGGACTTTCTGGCCGGCGTTGCCGCGCTCAATGATGGCGAGCGTGTGGCCGCGCAAATGGCCCTGGCTGACATTCCGCTGAGCCACTTCCTACAGGAAGTACTGATTCCTTACGAGGCCGATGAAGTCACCCGACTGATCATCGACACCCACGATAAACAAGCTTTTGCCGTGGTCAGCCACCTGACCGTCGGTGGCTTTCGCGACTGGCTGCTGAGCGACGCCGCCGACGAGCTGAGCCTGCGCGCCCTGGCTCCCGGCCTGACCCCGGAAATGGCCGCCGCCGTGTCGAAGATCATGCGCGTACAGGACCTGGTGCTGGTGGCGCAAAAAATCCGCGTAATCACCCAGTTCCGCGGCACGATGGGCTTGCGTGGCCGCTTGTCTACACGCCTGCAACCCAATCACCCGACTGACGAACCGGCCGGGATCGCCGCGAGCATTCTCGACGGTTTGCTGTACGGCAACGGCGACGCGATGATCGGCATCAACCCGGCCACCGACAGCATCGCCTCGATCTGCGCCATGCTGGAAATGCTCGACGCGATCATCCAGCGCTACGACATTCCGACTCAGGCTTGCGTGCTGACCCACGTCACTACCTCCATCGAGGCGGTGAACCGTGGGGTGCCGCTGGACCTGGTGTTCCAGTCGATCGCCGGCACCGAAGCGGCCAACGCCAGTTTCGGCATCAACCTGAACGTATTGCAGGAAGGCTACGACGCCGGTTTGAGCCTGAATCGCGGCACCCTCGGGCAAAACCTGATGTATTTCGAAACCGGCCAGGGCAGCGCCCTGTCAGCCAACGCCCACCACGGCATCGATCAACAGACCTGCGAGACTCGAGCCTACGCCGTGGCGCGCCATTTCAAGCCGTTTCTGGTGAACACCGTCGTAGGATTTATCGGCCCGGAATACCTCTACAACGGCAAACAGATCATCCGCGCCGGCCTCGAAGACCACTTCTGCGGCAAGCTATTGGGCGTGCCGATGGGTTGCGACATTTGCTACACCAACCATGCCGAAGCCGACCAGGACGACATGGACACCCTGCTGACCCTGCTGGGCGTGGCCGGGATCAACTTCATCATGGGCATCCCCGGCTCCGACGACATCATGCTCAACTACCAGACCACTTCGTTCCACGACGCCCTTTACGCCCGGCAAACCCTGGGTTTGAAACCGGCGCCAGAGTTTGAACAGTGGCTGGCGAAAATGGGCATCTTCACCCAGGCCGACGGCAAGGTTCACTTCGGTAACAACCTGCCGCCGGCCTTCCGCCAGGCCTTGGCGCAATTGGGATGAGTGTTGATATGGATAAACCACCCGTCGATCCACAGAACCCTTGGCTGGAACTGCGTCGCCTGACCCCGGCGCGCATTGCCCTGGGCCGCACCGGCACCAGCATGCCGACCAGCGCACAGCTGGATTTCCAGTACGCCCACGCCCAGGCGCGGGACGCGGTGCATTTGCCGTTTGACCATGCAGGGCTGGGGGCGCAACTGGCCGAACGCGGCCGGGAGAGTGTGCTGCTGCATAGCGCGGCCACAGACCGGAACAGTTATTTGCAGCGCCCTGACCTGGGGCGCAAGTTGAGCGATGAATCGGCGCAGACCTTACGTGACTATGCCTCGGCGCACCCCGGCGGCGTGGATTTGGTGATTGTGGTCGCCGATGGCTTGTCGGCATTGGCCGTTCATCGCCATACCGTGCCCTTTCTGACGCGCATGGAAGAACAGGCCGCAGCGGATGGTTGGTCCGTGTCACCGGTGATTCTGGTGGAACAGGGCCGAGTGGCCGTGGCTGACGAGGTCGGTGAACTGCTGGGCGCGAAAATGGTGGTGATCCTGATCGGTGAACGTCCGGGACTCAGCTCGCCTGATAGCCTGGGTTTATATTTCACCTACAATCCTAAGGTCGGCCTCACGGATGCCTACCGCAACTGCATCTCCAACGTGCGGCTCGAAGGCCTCAGTTACGGCATGGCGGCACACCGCTTGCTGTATTTGATGCGCGAAGCCTGTCGGCGGCAGTTGTCGGGGGTCAATCTGAAGGACGAAGCCCAGGTTCAGACACTGGAGTCGGACGCAGGTGCGGACATGAAGGGAAATTTCCTACTCAGTCCGCCGGATGCCTGAACCGTTTCCGCATTGCGTTTCTGCAGCACTTTCAGGCAGGATCGAAACACGGCTGCCCGAGTAGCAAATTGCCGTCAGAGCACGTGAAGACAGCCACTTGAAGACGAGACCAATCAATGCGGATTATTCAAGCGACCCTCGAACACCTGGACCTCCTGACTCCGCTGTTCGTCAAATATCGTGAGTTTTATGGCTCCCTTCCGTATCCGGACTCGTCCCGTGCGTTCCTCGAAAAACGCCTGCGTCGCAAGGAATCGGTGATCTACCTGGCCTTGTCCGATGACGACAACGCCAAACTGATGGGTTTCTGTCAGTTGTATCCGAGCTTTTCATCGCTATCGCTCAAACGCGTGTGGATCCTCAACGACATCTACGTCGCCGAAGACGCGCGCCGCCAACTGGTTGCCGACAACCTGATTCGCACCGCGAAGAAAATGGCCAAGGAAACCAATGCCGTGCGGATGCGTGTTTCCACCAGCAGCAATAATGAAGTGGCGCAGAAGACCTACGAGTCGATCGGGTTCAAGGAAGACACCGAATTCAAGAACTACGTGTTGCCGATTAGCGACGAATTATAACGGAGCTATGGCGGCAAGCTCTTGTGGCGAGGGAGCTTGCTCCCGTTCGGCTGCGCAGCAGTCGTGAAATCAGCCACTGTAAATCTCCCTAACTACCGCAAACTCAGGCTTTGGGAGTGCTTCGCCCTCCAGCGGGAGCAAGCTCCCTCGCCACAAGGGTTTGTGCGCAGTCTGTCGGACTCTGATTTATTCGTGACATCCCCCGCTACAATCTCGACGCGCTTTTCACTTTCCCCCCGTATAATCCCGAGCTTCCCGGCTTGTAAGAAAAACTACACCCGCTTGTAGCCTTACACGAAGTCATCCGCACAGGTCTGCTGAGTCGGACCATCACCACAGGTGCCATCCATGGATTTCAACCCGATCGACCTTATCCTGCATCTCGATGTGTACCTCGACATGCTGGTAACCAATTACGGTCCATGGATTTACGCGATTCTGTTCCTGGTGATCTTCTGCGAAACCGGCCTGGTGGTAATGCCATTCCTGCCGGGCGACTCCCTGCTCTTCATCGCTGGCGCCGTGGCGGCCGGCGGCGGCATGGACCCGGTGTTGCTGGGCGGCCTGCTGATGCTGGCGGCGATCCTCGGCGATAGCACCAACTATGTGATCGGACGAACGGCAGGCGAAAAGCTCTTCAGCAACCCGAACTCGAAAATCTTCCGTCGCGACTATCTGCAACAGACTCACGACTTCTACGACAAGCATGGCGGCAAAACCGTGACCCTGGCGCGCTTCCTGCCGATCATTCGCACCTTTGCACCGTTCGTCGCCGGTGTGGCGAAGATGCCTTACCCGCGATTCTTCGGCTTCAGCGTACTGGGCACGATTTTCTGGGTCGGCGGCCTGGTGACCCTCGGTTACTTCTTCGGCAACGTACCGTTCATCAAGAAAAACCTGTCGCTGCTGGTCGTGGGCATCATCCTGCTGTCGCTGGTACCGATGATCATCGGCATCGTGCGCAGCCGCTTCGGCGGTTCGAGCTCCAAAGCCGAAACCCGCTGACCGTCCATGTGGTCCCTGAGCGCCTGGCGGCGCCAGCGCACCCTGGCCAAACACCCGATTGCCGACGACATGTGGCAACGGGTGCGCCATCACTTGAGCTTCCTTGACGGCCTCAGCGCCGCCGAAGACCAGTGGTTGCGTGAAGCCAGCGTGCTGTTCCTCGATGAAAAACACCTGACCACCCTCCCTGGCGTCGAACTTCATCAAGAGCAACGCCTGTTGCTCGCCGCTCAAGCGCAATTGCCCCTGCTAAACCTCGGCGACTTGAACTGGTATCAGGGCTTCCATGAAATCGTCCTCTACCCCGACGACTTCCTCAGCCCCCAGCGCCATCGCGATGCCAGCGGCGTCGAACACGAATGGAATGGCGAACACAGCGGCGAAGCCTGGCAGCAAGGCCCGATCATTCTCGCCTGGCCTGGCGTCATGGCCAGCGGCGGCTGGGAAGGCTATAACCTGGTGATCCACGAACTGGCGCACAAACTCGACATGCTCCACGGTGACGCCAACGGCCTGCCGCCGCTGCACCCGGACATGCGCGTCAGCGACTGGGCCAAGGTCATGCAACACGCCTACGACGACCTGAACCGGCAACTTGACCGCAATCCAGGCATCGAAACCGTCATCGACCCCTACGCCGCCGAGAACCCGGCGGAGTTCTTCGCCGTCACCAGCGAATACTTCTTCAGCGCCCCGGATTTGCTTCACGAGGCTTATCCACAGGTCTACGAGCAGTTGAAGCTTTTCTATCGGCAGGATCCTTTGGACAGGTTGCGGCAACTTCAGGCGCATGACCCGGTCTATCAGGCACACGACTAAGGTCTCTACGACCTCTGGTACATGGCGTCGACGGCAGAATATGCCTATAATCGCCGCCACTTTTTGGTCAATCCGGCCAAGTGTTTTTGGTCAACTAACGGGGGCACCGCCCAATGAGCTACAGCAAGATTCCGGCTGGCAAAGACCTGCCGAACGACATCTACGTCGCGATCGAGATTCCGGCCAACCACGCGCCGATCAAATACGAAATCGACAAAGACAGCGATTGCCTGTTCGTTGACCGTTTCATGGCCACCCCGATGTTCTACCCGGCCAACTACGGTTTCATCCCTAACACCCTGGCTGACGACGGTGATCCCCTCGACGTGCTGGTTGTGACCCCTTACCCGGTTGCTCCAGGTTCGGTCATCCGCGCCCGCCCAATCGGCATCCTGCACATGACCGACGATGGCGGCGGCGATGCCAAAGTCATCGCAGTCCCACACGACAAGCTGTCCCAGCTGTACGTCGACGTGAAAGAGTGCAGCGACCTGCCACCCCTGCTGATCCAGCAGATCGAGCACTTCTTCGCGAACTACAAA is a window of Pseudomonas sp. 10S4 DNA encoding:
- a CDS encoding ethanolamine ammonia-lyase subunit EutB; amino-acid sequence: MAAFAHSVGAQTYRFESLKEVMAKASPARSGDFLAGVAALNDGERVAAQMALADIPLSHFLQEVLIPYEADEVTRLIIDTHDKQAFAVVSHLTVGGFRDWLLSDAADELSLRALAPGLTPEMAAAVSKIMRVQDLVLVAQKIRVITQFRGTMGLRGRLSTRLQPNHPTDEPAGIAASILDGLLYGNGDAMIGINPATDSIASICAMLEMLDAIIQRYDIPTQACVLTHVTTSIEAVNRGVPLDLVFQSIAGTEAANASFGINLNVLQEGYDAGLSLNRGTLGQNLMYFETGQGSALSANAHHGIDQQTCETRAYAVARHFKPFLVNTVVGFIGPEYLYNGKQIIRAGLEDHFCGKLLGVPMGCDICYTNHAEADQDDMDTLLTLLGVAGINFIMGIPGSDDIMLNYQTTSFHDALYARQTLGLKPAPEFEQWLAKMGIFTQADGKVHFGNNLPPAFRQALAQLG
- the eutC gene encoding ethanolamine ammonia-lyase subunit EutC, with amino-acid sequence MDKPPVDPQNPWLELRRLTPARIALGRTGTSMPTSAQLDFQYAHAQARDAVHLPFDHAGLGAQLAERGRESVLLHSAATDRNSYLQRPDLGRKLSDESAQTLRDYASAHPGGVDLVIVVADGLSALAVHRHTVPFLTRMEEQAAADGWSVSPVILVEQGRVAVADEVGELLGAKMVVILIGERPGLSSPDSLGLYFTYNPKVGLTDAYRNCISNVRLEGLSYGMAAHRLLYLMREACRRQLSGVNLKDEAQVQTLESDAGADMKGNFLLSPPDA
- a CDS encoding GNAT family N-acetyltransferase, yielding MRIIQATLEHLDLLTPLFVKYREFYGSLPYPDSSRAFLEKRLRRKESVIYLALSDDDNAKLMGFCQLYPSFSSLSLKRVWILNDIYVAEDARRQLVADNLIRTAKKMAKETNAVRMRVSTSSNNEVAQKTYESIGFKEDTEFKNYVLPISDEL
- a CDS encoding DedA family protein, whose translation is MDFNPIDLILHLDVYLDMLVTNYGPWIYAILFLVIFCETGLVVMPFLPGDSLLFIAGAVAAGGGMDPVLLGGLLMLAAILGDSTNYVIGRTAGEKLFSNPNSKIFRRDYLQQTHDFYDKHGGKTVTLARFLPIIRTFAPFVAGVAKMPYPRFFGFSVLGTIFWVGGLVTLGYFFGNVPFIKKNLSLLVVGIILLSLVPMIIGIVRSRFGGSSSKAETR
- a CDS encoding zinc-dependent peptidase, yielding MWSLSAWRRQRTLAKHPIADDMWQRVRHHLSFLDGLSAAEDQWLREASVLFLDEKHLTTLPGVELHQEQRLLLAAQAQLPLLNLGDLNWYQGFHEIVLYPDDFLSPQRHRDASGVEHEWNGEHSGEAWQQGPIILAWPGVMASGGWEGYNLVIHELAHKLDMLHGDANGLPPLHPDMRVSDWAKVMQHAYDDLNRQLDRNPGIETVIDPYAAENPAEFFAVTSEYFFSAPDLLHEAYPQVYEQLKLFYRQDPLDRLRQLQAHDPVYQAHD
- the ppa gene encoding inorganic diphosphatase; this translates as MSYSKIPAGKDLPNDIYVAIEIPANHAPIKYEIDKDSDCLFVDRFMATPMFYPANYGFIPNTLADDGDPLDVLVVTPYPVAPGSVIRARPIGILHMTDDGGGDAKVIAVPHDKLSQLYVDVKECSDLPPLLIQQIEHFFANYKDLEKGKWVKIEGWGDSEAARTEIMKSVAAYKG